The Kluyvera intermedia genome window below encodes:
- a CDS encoding 3-oxoacid CoA-transferase subunit A — MIDKSVSTLADAVAGINDGATVMIGGFGPAGQPTQLIDALIEQGVRDLTIINNNAGNGEIGLAALLKAGRVRKMICSFPRQVDSQIFDALYRRGEVELELVPQGNLAARIQAAGAGLGAIFTPTGYGTPLAEGKETREIDGRHYVLEYPIKADFALIKAHQGDRWGNLVYRKAARNFGPIMATAATTTIAEVTNLVTLGSLDPENIITPGIFVQRVFSLESLTCQALRA; from the coding sequence ATGATTGATAAAAGTGTATCGACGCTGGCGGATGCCGTCGCCGGAATCAACGATGGAGCCACCGTCATGATTGGTGGCTTCGGGCCTGCGGGGCAGCCGACACAGCTTATCGACGCTTTGATTGAACAGGGCGTGCGTGACCTGACCATTATCAATAACAATGCGGGCAATGGTGAGATTGGTCTGGCGGCGCTACTGAAAGCCGGGCGAGTACGCAAGATGATCTGCTCGTTTCCCCGTCAGGTCGACTCGCAGATTTTTGATGCGCTTTACCGTCGTGGTGAAGTTGAGTTGGAGCTGGTGCCGCAAGGTAACCTTGCGGCACGGATTCAGGCCGCTGGCGCAGGACTTGGCGCTATTTTTACCCCCACAGGCTACGGTACTCCGCTGGCAGAAGGCAAAGAAACGCGCGAAATTGACGGTCGCCACTACGTGCTTGAATATCCGATTAAAGCCGACTTTGCGCTAATCAAAGCCCATCAAGGCGATCGCTGGGGCAATCTGGTGTATCGCAAAGCGGCGCGCAACTTTGGCCCCATCATGGCCACCGCGGCGACAACCACCATTGCTGAAGTGACTAATCTGGTCACCCTGGGCTCTCTGGATCCGGAAAATATCATCACGCCTGGCATTTTCGTCCAGCGCGTTTTCTCGCTGGAGTCTCTCACTTGCCAGGCGTTGCGCGCCTAA